Genomic segment of Dasypus novemcinctus isolate mDasNov1 chromosome 4, mDasNov1.1.hap2, whole genome shotgun sequence:
aagggaaaggccagtagctgccaaatgcactgccatgtgacagaggagcccagtactaagggtcactggcagccagccccagaatgccagtcttcaggaagaaagtatggccttgatgatgctttgatctgGACTTCTAGCCTCGAACCTGTgggccaataaatccccattgtttaagctaagcCATTCTTTGGTATCTGCTtcagcaatgaggaaactaaaacagcctatttaccaaagaaaagatttaaaatgaaatcataccATGAAAAATCTGGCCCCTTCCTAGCTCACCTCACCAATCTCATCTCAAGCTATTCTTTAGTATGCTCCAGCCATATACCTGCTATTGAGGAACTTCCTTGCCTTAGAGCTTTTACCCTTGGTGTTTCCTCTGTCTAGACCATTCTTCTCTCCAAGACTTGTTCCTTCCAACCTTCAGTTAAGAGCTTAAATGTCATTTCCTTAGAAGGGCCTTCTCTGACCACCCTGTCTCTGTCAACATTAGTTCCCACTGTCCCACCTATTTGTTACTTTCTATCATAGCAGTCTGTTTGTTCCTATCCACAGGACTGTAACTCTGAAGGCAATGACCAGGTTTCGCTCACCATGTATACCTGGTGTACATTGCTCTCCATGGAATGAAAGTGATAGGAAGTTAACCAAAGAATTCAGTAGCTCTGATTTATAAGTCTTTAAATATTTCCCAAACTATACTTGAGAAGATTGAAAaacacaagaacaaaaaaaaacttacctCCTGCAATGACAAAATGGCTTAGGGCATTTTTATTTCGGTACACATTTAGACCAGTGTTCACTGTGCTGGAAAGAAGGGATAAGGAGAAAAACATAAAGTTTAAAACACATCCAATTTTTGTTTCTGACTGCTAGTTTCATTAAAATGATAGGTTTTAGTTTAGAAGAGTCTATTATGTCAATTCCTGGTCCTAGTCTAGGCCCCTTCACTGTGTTCCAGACTGCTAATAGTCTATGAGTTTTCTAAGTGGACATTTTTCTGCTGAAGAATGAAACAAAAAGTAATCAAATATCTggaataaatattcatttagaaATAGAAATGTAAAGAAGAGTTTTGTAGGATTTCACTTAGAAACCATGAATCAGAATAATGACTAGCTGGTAGAACTCCATCATGGATGCAAAGCCACAACTGGACAAATCTTTTACATAGATAAATAAAAGTTCTTAAGAAAAAGGCACTAGGAATCACTTTTACGTGTAAGCTCAGTCTTTAAAATCCCACTTGCTCTAAATATGTACTATTTAAAGAATACCAAGAGCCACTCTCACAATCCAGAGAGAACTTACTTGAATATAGTCACAAACACTGTAGTTCTCCAACTCCAGCGCCAGCCATACCGAATGAAGCCTCGTGTGGCAGCACGGTGAGCAGATTGCTAAAGTTAATAAAAAGATTGTGAGATTCCAAGACACCTTAACACTCTTCCTATTCTAACTTTGGTGGAGGAATGTCAGCTATGGATTAGGCAGGTATACTGAAACACTTAAAAAGAATATGCATACTAAAAAAAACCTCCAGAAATATCATTCTTTAAGTATAGAAGCTTAACCAATAGTCTTATACACATTCATGCAAGAGGAACTAAGATTTGCCAGTGTCAACCAAGTAATCACTCAATTAATTGTGTACTGAGAACCTATACGGCAACCATCAGGAAAGATTCAAAAACATTATCAGACGTACTTTCTATATTCAAACTATCTtcagaaaaagatatttttcttattatagttcttcattttatgtttttcataaaataaagaaCTATAATAAGTGCTAAATTAAAGGATTGGATTAATGTAAGATAGAGGTacaggaaatgaaaggaaaatgaaaaagcaactAATATATATTGATCACCTTTTATGTGAAAGATGTGTTAACATACCTCATATAATCTTTACAATGTTCTCTTTGGGCAGGTGTTTTAGTGTTAACTCAAGCTGAGAGAAGACTTTCTAATCAAACAGTAAGGAATAAAGTCAGAATTGGAAGTAGGTCTGTCTGTCTCTTCAGCCTATTTTCACCAGATCACCATAAGGGAAGTTTGGTATAATACCATGCAATaaattctggattttaaaaaagctGAGAAAATCCCTCCATGGATCCCTTAATTAAATAACATGATCTTAGGCAAGTATCTAGAGAAACAGATATAGATATGTgtttgaataaaatatatattatacacaTACACTTCCCTAATTCTGTCTGTACAGAGTCTAGAAACAATAATAACCCAGTAGTAATGAGCACACCCAGCACCAgattttggtttccttttttttttaaagattgatttatttatttctctcccctgccccccgacCCTGGTTGCCTGTTTGCtgccgtcttctttgtccgcttctgttgtcgtcagcggcacgggaatctgtgtttctttttgttgcatcatcttgttgtgtcagctctccgtgtgtgcggcaccattcctgggcaggctgcactttctttcacactgggcagctcttcttacagggcacactccttgcgcatggggctcccctatgcgggggacacccctgcgtggcacagcactccttgcacgcatcagcactgcacatgggccagctccacacgggtcaaggaggcccggggtttgaaccacggacctcccatgtggtagacagatgccctaaccactgggccaagtctgccaccagattttggtttctaaataccattctccactaaaaaaaaagtagagcTCCTTGAAAAAATGGCGAATTCCAGAGCTGAGACTGAAAAAGTAAAACATGGGCCTGGAACATCTTGCTGGGCCAAAAGGTAAAGAGAAGCTCAAAGAACATATTGAAAGGACACAGAGTTAGCCTGAAGGGACTCCATCTCTCCATATCTAGGTCAATGAGAGCATCAAAGTGAAAAATGATAGTAATGGATTATAAATCTATAGAATAAGAATCCATGAGTCTGTacctatataaataaatgataaatcaaGGGAAGCagtatggctcaagcaactgggttcccgtctaccatataggaggtccaggtccaagcccagggcctcctggtgaaggcaagctggcctctGTGGTGAGGCGGCTCATGCAGAGAGCTGAAgcgcaagacgacacaacaaaaagagaccagaATAGAgctaataagagacacagcagactagggagctaaagtggtgtaagagaatgatcgcctctctcccactctggaaggtcccaggatcggttcctgaagccacctaatgagaatacaagcagacacagaagaacacccagtgaatggacacagagagcaaacaacagggggagggggagattaaaaaaacttaaaaaaaaaattataatatcaataggagagaagggaaagttcTTCCTTATAGGAGAATAGTAACCAATAAATATAGCTGGTATGATAGAATTAGAAAATGACTATTTGGCAACCACCACAGGATAATCATTTCAGGCAAGAATCATCATTGAATGCTAAAACTATAGGATGGAAATCTGATGAAAACCAGGACACTTACATAGTAGGAAAGTATCTCCACATAAGCTACatattaattacaaagggaaaaaatagtaaCTTTGCAGTAGATAAACCTGGCAGAGACCATTTTAACCAAATGGTTAAACAGCACCCATAAAGGGTGAAATATATATCATCTGCTTTCTGCTATGATGTACTAAGAAGGATTCAACACCAATTCTTTGATATTCCTGCTAAAAAACATAACCTAAaactaatcatgagaaaacatcagacagATCCAAActagggacattctacaaaataaatggCCCATTCTGTTAAAAAATGTCAAGgtcaaaaaagacaaacaaaggcagagattaaaggagactaaGAAGGCAAGGCAATCAAATGTAATGTGTGAtccagtaaaaaatattttttactagacctgaaaaagaaaaagggaagcagacttggcccaatggatacggcgtccgcctactacatgggaggtctgcagttcaaaccctgggcccccttgacctgtgtggagctggctcatgcgctgtgctgacgcgcgcaaggaatgccgtgacacgcaggggtgtcccctgcgtaggggagccccacgtacaaggagtgtgtcccataagagccgcccagcgcgaaacaaagtgcagcctgcctaagaatggcgccgcacacacacggagagctgacacaacaagatgacgcaacaaaaagaaacagattcctggtgccgcagataaagatggaagcggtcacagaacaatacacagcaaatggacacagagagcagacaagagcagacaacggggacggggggagagggaaggggagagaaataaataaaaataaatctttaaaaaaaaaagaaaaagaaaaaaatattttttataatttattttcctttaataaataatgttttcctttttataaataatattggtGGGACAAGCAAAATTTGCATAAAGACTGTAGATAAAAGAACAGTACTACATCAGTGTTAATTTCCTAATTCTGATAATTAAATTGTAGTTTATTTAAGAGAATGTCATTGTTTTAAGGAGATATACATAGAAGTATTGTGTTATGTCTATAATTTACTTATAAGCAgttcaaaaaataaataggggAGCAGGTGTCACTCAGcagtttgagtgcctgcttctcatgtatgaggtcccagcttcaatccttggtaacttttaaaaataataataataataataataatagtatgtATCATACAGAGAATGATAAAGCAAACTTGGTAgataaaaatgttaacatttagaATCTGGGTGAAAGACACAGAGGAAGTTTTGTACTActatttgtaatttttctgtaattttgacataatttcaaaagaaaaagttaaatctCTCTGAACTTTAATCCCCTCAAGAgacaaaagagggaagcagatgtgactcaagtgacagggcctctgcctaccatgtgggtggacctgggttcgatccctgggccctcctggtgaaaaagaagagacagcatgcctgcacagcgagccagtacccatgtggagagccaagtgcccacatgctgAGCTGAGTGtccctgtggtgagctgagtgcctacatgagtgcccgcatgacaagccagtgcccacagagcgcgccagtgcctgcatggtgagccaagtgcccaccgAGTGGtcacatgatgagccagtgcccacgcaagtgagtcacgcaagatgatgacacaacaaaagagagaggaagaggagagtgaaggtgaagcacaccagagaccaggaattgaggaggcacaattgacagggaacctctttccatatcagaggtccccaagattgaatcctggtgatcctagaggaaaaagatgagaaaacaaaaagagaaataaggaagcagatttggtccaattgatagggcctccacctaccacatgggaggcccaaggttcaaacccagggcctcctgacccgtgtgataagctggcccacatgcagtcctgatgcgcacaaggagtgtcatgccatgcagggctgtaccccatgtaggggagtcccacatgcacggagtgtgccccataaggagagccgcccagcgcaaaaaaataaaaagcacagcctgcccaggaatggtgccacacacacggagagctgacgcagcaagatgacgcaacaaaaaaaaaacacagattccggttaccgttgacaagaacacaagcagacacaagaacacacagcgaatggacacagggagcagacaaccgggggtggggtggggaagagaagagaaataaataaataataaatctttttaaaaaaagaaatagatacagaagatcacacagcgattGGAAactgacagcaaaaacagcagggtgggggagggggaggaaagaaggggaaggaaaaaagagacaacAGAGTTAATGAGAAGATCTAATGCCATAACAAAAGAATTAACATTCTATAAATTGTAAAGCCCAATACAAATGTCAATTATTGTATTAGTGTGAACTAGTGTGCCCTATGGAAGCTTTGTGAAAAAGATAAACATGATACAGCTGAACCTTGAGTATTTAGCAGGGAGCAGAAATGTATTTCAGAAAGAGCCACTGTGGTGATCCCAAACATGCCCAGTTCTGAAGCGATAAGGCAAGTGGTCTGACAAGCCATGTGTGTGCACTTAAGTATTAGTATTCCACTGTATTATTAAGTTTGGACTTTGTGTCTAACTCTGACATCCTAGGCCCTCCCAACTCTGATTTACATGAATGATTTTTAAGAAAACTGCTACAATGGTGTGTCCCAAAATACTCTTAGGCAATGAGTACATACCACAGCATCAAACCGGTTATGATAAATTTCTGCTTGGGTCTGCTCAATGTAGCGTTGTTTAGCATGAATAAAAGCTGGTATTCCCCCATATGCCCAGCCAATGATTCCCGCTGAAACTGCCGCCCTATAAATATTCTTAAGTTCCTCTGAAGCTCTCTGCTGTTCACTGAAACATCGAAAAACAATATTGTTTGGGATTAGCTTAGGGGATATTGTTCTCCAAAAGACACTATAATCAATACTATCCCAAATGCTACCACCACCACATAGAAACCTTTTCCTATGGGCAGAATCTATTAAAGCCTCTGATAAGTTAATAGCACAGTTATATTAAAAGTAGCTCAAATCTCAGATAAAACTAATTTATGCTGTGAGATATGAGGATAGCAGTTATTCTTGGGAGGGCAGTAACTGGAAGGGGCACAAAGGAGCTTCTAGAATGCTGGTAACAGTCTTTCTGGGGGGTGTTGGTACACAAGTATGTTCAGTGTGTAAAAATTCATTGATACTtatgtacatttttctaaatacttacattccaataacacaatttttaaaagctgcttTTCTTTGATGACTCTTACAGCTATATGACAGCAAGCTGGATATAGAAACTactgtttctctttttgaattCTATGCTAACTTCTGGAAATTACACAAATTCATGGGATTTATGGATAATGTAGGCAAGAATGAAAACCTggaattaaaaagtaaaaccatCTTTTCTTTCTAAATGCTTTACTTAATTTTTATGGTAAGTTCAGTTGTACCTATAcaataaaatgcttaaaatgaGATTCTCACTTTGCAAGGGGCAGCACAGACCAATCTAAAATAACAAGGAAAAACcgtttaaaaacatatttttcaatcTATTATCCTCAAGTGGATAAGAAGCTAGAACTGTGAATGATGCTTCCAAAATATCCTCCTGGAACTGCTCTAAGAGCTCGATTTGTAAGCATTAAGTTATGGTCCTACTGAGTAAGTAAACGACTAAATATTCTTATTTACATTCCTAATTTGCCTTCTTCAGAGCCTGTACAGTGTTTATCTAATTTTACTTGTCAACAGCCACGTTTCCGAAATCAGAATCAGTGAACTTTTAGTTTCAGCTTCtacaagaaaaattttaataaaatctctTAGAAAACTATAATTCTTACATTAATAGGAAAAATGGTAGtttgaatatatttatacttTATCTTTTACTTGTGAATAAGATCAAAACATTTACATAAAGACTGATTTACTGTAGAactcagaaaagagaaaatgtaaaagaGCTTAAGTTTTAGCAAGTCAGAACAGGTATAtgctttgcttctttttccttcctctgaaCAACTCCAACAACAGTTAATGAATGGTGAAAGAAAAGGCAGCACAACGGTAGGCAGAATCTGGACTACACATAATGACAATGGGGCTGTGGTCCTGGTTCTGTCATTTACTGCAAAGTAACCTGTAGCCAGATCACAATCTCTCTGGACCTTGGTTTCTGTTTGCTGATACCGAGGTGAGCACTAAAGTTAAACCAGATTAGCTTTCAAGTTTCTTTCAGCTCTGACATTCTGTGGCTcaaaagaggaggaaaacaacCCTCCTCTGTTATATGCTACATAGGATCTCTCACAAGTATCCCAAAATAATTATTGGATCACTAAGAAAGGCGACCtcgttttctttaaaataaagatgatgaaatataaatgaaataattaaataaaatatcccAACTCTCTTGGCCTCAACTCTCTCAGGAACATAATAAAGATTGATTTTCAGGTCTTTTAATTTAACAGCTTCAGAATATAGTGTAGTAGGGTAAAGGACTTCAAGAAAGCTGGCTAGCCCAGAGCAAAGTTTTCACCAGTAAGTGATAAACGAAGGaatggaatgaatgaaataagtaTTCTGAGTTTTTCACTAGAGAAAATTAACACAATTCTTATCCTGAAATaatatccttccttttttttgaaAGCAGCTagtatcttttcttttataaaatgatgAGACAGTAACTACtaatttttattccttatttggcaaaacaAAAATTTAACAACCTTTTGTGTCTTCGCCCCTGTCCCCATTATTTTGGGGGGGAAGAGAGAGGTTCTGGTCATGAAACATGACAGTTTGGTATCAACCGAAGTACGAAAAAGAATATTGGTGTGGGAACCTGCTGGTGTGGGTTCCAGGGCCAACTCTGCCAAAAGCTTGGCCTAGTTTTtctgatctgtaaaatgagggaatTATACAagattttatttcctaaatatcCCCAAGAACTCTATCAATGCGTCTGACCTTTACAGGATTCGAGCTTAGGACACAAATATTAGAAGCCCAAATCccacttaaaaataaatcacaacaTCCTGGGGTTCTTGATCCAGGATGACCCAGGATACAGGACACCCCCTTCCCACAGACCCGAGGCACTTTTTACTCTTTGGCAAACAGCTCGCGGAGGCGGTCCCATCCAGATTCCGAGTAATGGGGGTCTGGGACGCAGGAAGGCTTCTGCCCATCTGCAAGGTCCTCCAAATCGACGGCCACAGCTTCGGCAGCAAAGACCCGGGGGAAAGGACCCAGTGCCCTGCACAGGAAGTTTCCTGGGGCCGGCGGCGGCACCTCCATGACCCTCTCCAATCCTGCGGACACTCACGGTCGCTCAGACTTCCAACGTCTCCCGGGGCAGCCTTGGAAAGAAGAGGGGCAACTGCACGAAAGAGTAAGTACCCATGCACTACACCCTACAGCACTAAAACCGAGCCCACCCACGACTACACCGCACAGTCCCTGGAGCCGGCTTCACTTCGGCAGCCCTCGGCAACACGAGACAGGAAGTCCCGCCCCCACGCGGCAAAGGCTGAAAGGCAGGGCGAAGAGCGAAGGCCGAAGCGAAAACACTTCCGGTGAGTTACAGCCTTGCCCGGCCCACCAACCGGAAGTGAGTGGCTTGAGAACGGCCACCCACGGTCTCGTCCCGCCCAGCGTTCCTTAGTCTTGCTGGGCCGTTGCAAGTAAGAGCCTGGGGCAGGTTCCTGTCGGCCACGCGAGATCACGGGGTGAAGTAATTTAGACTTTAAAAGGCCAGAAATGCTGTATTTTAAAAGTGCGGGGACCGGATGTTGCTTAAGTGGTTTAGCGCTTGCTTCCCACGTGTGAGGTCCCAGGTGGACcaccaggacctcctaaaaaaaagcgCAACGTTCAATACAAAATGGGTACTGAAAGAAGAGAGGGCAATTTGTGCAAATACAAGCCCAACCCACCCTGGCACAGCGTAAGAAGGCTTCCGGATGGACGTTACCTTCTTACAGGCCGTCTCGTTTTCCGGGAAGGACAGTCTTTTGAAGTGGAGGGTCATGGTGCCAGTTACACTGGTATTTACGGAATCCCTACCTTTGAAGAATAAGCTTTTTGCAGTTCTTCACAAGATAGTATGCTTATTGCTTCTAAGAAGGTTCTTTGGGATTTGTCAGGTTTGTGTTTGATACCAGCAATCATGTTCCCTCCCTAAAGCCTCTAACAGGTTTCGAAGTATAGTTTTATTCAAgtgcatacattttaaaatattcccaaaCTGATGCGtataatataatttaatcctAGTTGGCCACCAAACATACTATTTGCCAACCTCTTCCTCCCCCACATTCCATTCCTCTCAGACTTTTATCTCTGTCACCCTCCTGCATATCCAGCTTCTCCAAGGCCCTAGCTTACATTCCACCACTAGGGAAATACTCTCCTTCCTCCGTGGTCTGCTCTTTTTGAAGTGTATTGCAGCACAAATAGTTTATGCTAAAAGATGTTATGACGTTTAGTTGGACCACTCTTCATTTCACATACAGTtctctcttccccaggatgtgcAGGATTTCAGTACAGGTATCACTCTGTACCTGAAAACACTATTCTCTTTCTACCCTTAGCCCTTGTTGCTGAATTCTGCTTTTATATAAAACCCAACAGTTTTCCCCAAAGGGAATTTTCTTCCAGGGGCCAGCAGGCTTCCCAGGCTCACCAGGTATAGCCCTTGCtacatatattacatttattgtattatttatgACATAAACTGTTTCCACAGGTAGACTAAATTT
This window contains:
- the TIMMDC1 gene encoding complex I assembly factor TIMMDC1, mitochondrial isoform X2: MEVPPPAPGNFLCRALGPFPRVFAAEAVAVDLEDLADGQKPSCVPDPHYSESGWDRLRELFAKDEQQRASEELKNIYRAAVSAGIIGWAYGGIPAFIHAKQRYIEQTQAEIYHNRFDAVQSAHRAATRGFIRYGWRWSWRTTVFVTIFNTVNTGLNVYRNKNALSHFVIAGAVTGSLFRINLGLRGLVAGGIIGALLGKARLQITALLPEEIESNLQKDQSKDDAEKIETLLNLPRNPSPTAKRDKD
- the TIMMDC1 gene encoding complex I assembly factor TIMMDC1, mitochondrial isoform X1 — translated: MEVPPPAPGNFLCRALGPFPRVFAAEAVAVDLEDLADGQKPSCVPDPHYSESGWDRLRELFAKDEQQRASEELKNIYRAAVSAGIIGWAYGGIPAFIHAKQRYIEQTQAEIYHNRFDAVQSAHRAATRGFIRYGWRWSWRTTVFVTIFNTVNTGLNVYRNKNALSHFVIAGAVTGSLFRINLGLRGLVAGGIIGALLGTPVGSLLMALQKYRGETVEEKKQKDQNALCELKLEEWKARLQITALLPEEIESNLQKDQSKDDAEKIETLLNLPRNPSPTAKRDKD